The Candidatus Glassbacteria bacterium genomic interval GTGATGGCGATTGTGGCGGACATGATCCACGAGTGGACAGCCGTCCTGTTCGGCTTTGGATTCAGCCGCCTGTGGACAGCGGTGGTGATATTGTCGATCTGCTACTTCCTGCTCTGGTTCGGCAAGTACCCCATGTTCGAGAAATTCCTGGTCGTGCTGGTGGTGGTGATGGGAGTGAGTTTTTCCCTCAGCCTGTTCATGGTGATCCCCGAGCCGGGAACCGTGCTGGCCGGGCTGGTGCCGGGAGTGCCGGACGAGGAGAACGCGTTCCTGATCATGTCTGCGATTGCCGGTACGACCAGCGGGGCGCTGCTGTTCGTGATGCGCAGCCTGCTGGTGGCTGAAAAGGGGTGGAGCGTTAAGGACCTGCGCCACAAGAATATCGACGCGGCGGTGAGCGTGGTGCTGATGCTCTTGATCTCCGGCGCGATTATGGCCTGCGCCGCCGGTACGCTCTACCGGATGGGTGTGCCGGTGGAGCGCGCGGTGGACATGGTCGCCACCCTGGAGCCGATCGCCGGACGGTTCGCGATGAGCGTATTCGTCACCGGGATTATCGGCGCGGGCGTGAGCAGCATCTTCCCCGTGGCGGTGGTGCTGCCCTGGCTGATCAGCGATTTCCGCAACACCTCGCGCGACCCCCGCAGCGCCATGTTCCGGGCCCTCGGCGGCTTCGCGCTTGCCTGCGGGCTGATCGTGCCGGTGTTCGGCGGCCGGCCGGTGTGGGTGATGATCGGGGCGACAGCGTTTCAGACCACGATGATGCCGATTGTTTCGCTGGCAATCCTGGTGCTGGTCAACCGTCGTGACCTGATGGGGCCGCACAAGGCCGGGTTCTGGCTCAACGCCGGGATCGGGGCCAACGTGGTGTTCAGCTTTGCAATCGCCTGGCTGGGAATCCGCGGTCTGCTGGGGATGTGAATTTTTTTGCCGTGGCGGGTATTATCATCTCGAATGGGCAGTAAGAGTTAGTTCGGCATTGAAGAAGGAGTAATCTGCGATGATGGACCGTCAGGACGTAATCACCGCGCTGGAGCACCGGGACACGGGCCGGGTTCCGGTCGATTTCGGAGCCTCGCCGGTTACCGGCATGCATGTAAGCTGTGTCGCGGACCTGCGCGAGCACTTCGGGCTGGAGCGGCGGCCGGTTAAGGCTGTGGAGCCGTACCAGATGCTGGGTGAGATCGAGGACGACTTGAAAGACGCGATCGGGATCGATTTCGAGGGAGTGGCGCCGCGCAAGACGATGTTCGGATTCCCCAACGTGGACTGGAAAGAGTGGCGGATGCCCGACGGCCAGGTGGTGCTGGTCTCAGGGCGGTTCAACACAACCACCGATGAGCGCGGCGACACGCTGATCTACCCCGAGGGAGACACAACTGCTCCCCCCAGCGGACGGATGCCTGCCGGCGGGTTCTTTTTCGACGCCATTATCCGCCAGCAGCCTTTCGAGGAAAGCGAACTCGACCCGGCTGACAACCTGGAGGAGTTCGGCCCTGTGGCGGTAGAGGACCTGGAGTATTTCGAGCGGGAAACCGCCCGCGCCCGCGCCACCGGACGGACCGTGGTGGCTAATTTCGGCGGCACGGCCCTGGGGGATATCGCGCTGGTGCCCGCCCCGTTCCTCAAGCATCCAAAGGGTATCCGCGACATCACCGAGTGGTATATCTCGCTGGCCGCCCGCAAGGAATATGTCAGTAGCATTTTCGAGGCACAGACCGGACTGGCGCTGGCCAACCTGGCGAAGGTCCACGCGCGGGTGGTGGATAAGGTGGATGTCGCTTTTATCTGCGGAACCGATTTCGGCACCCAGAGCGGCACGTTTGTCAGTCCCGATGATTTCCGCGAGCTGTATCTGCCCTGCTACCGGCGGATCAACGGCTGGGTCCACGAGAATACCAACTGGAAAACGTTCAAACATTCCTGCGGGGCGGTGGAAACATTCATGGAGCTGTTCGCCGAGGCCGGGTTCGATATTATCAACCCGGTGCAGGTATCCGCCGCCGGGATGGAGGCCGACAAGCTCAAAGAGCGGCACGGCGGCCGCCTGGTGTTCTGGGGCGGTGGGGTCGATACCCAGGCCGTGCTGCCGTTCGGCAAACCGGCCGAGGTCCGCGCCCAGGTACTGGAGAGGCTGGAGACGTTCAGCCCCGGAGGAGGGTATGTCTTCAACACGGTCCATAACGCCCAGGCGCGTACACCGGTGGAAAACCTGGTGGCGATGATCGAGGCGGTGAAGGAGTTCAACGGTGACAACTGATTCGCCGGGCAGCAGGCAAGGAGAGGAATCAGGCAGCCTGTCCTACGTGATCGGTCTCAGCGCGGTGGCCAGTATCGGCGGGCTGTTGTTCGGTTACGACACGGCGGTGATCAGCGGAGCTATCGGTTTGCTGCGCACCAAATTCGAGCTCGATAGTGCGATGACCGGCTGGGCGGCCTCCAGCGCCCTGGCCGGCTGCATGCTGGGCGTGGCCCTGGCCGGCCCGGTTAGCGACAGGCTCGGCCGCAAGAAAGCGCTGATCGGCGCGGCGGTGTTTTTCCTTGTTTCAGCGCTGGGAACCGCCCTGCCGCGTAATATCACCGAGTTCGTGATTTGCCGCATGCTGGGCGGCGTGGGCGTGGGCGCGGCGTCGATGGTCAGCCCGATGTATATCGCCGAGATCTCGCCGCCCCGTCTGCGCGGCCGGATGGTGTCGCTGAACCAGCTGGCGATAGTCAGCGGAATCCTGCTGGTCTATTTCGTCAATTACTTTATCGCCGCCGCCGGAGACGCAGCCTGGAACGTGGAGCAGGGCTGGCGCTGGATGTTCGGCTCGGAGGCGCTGCCGGCCGTCCTGCTGCTGACACTGCTGTTTTTCGTGCCGGAAAGCCCTCGCTGGCTGGTCAAGGAGGGACACAGGGAGAAAGCGAAGCGGATTCTGCTCAAAGCCTCGGGCCACGGGATCGCCGAAGCCGAGTTGCTGCGGATCGAAAACTCGCTGGGGACCCAAGAAGCAAGCCTGTCCGAGCTGTTCCGTCCCGGGATGCGCGTGGTGCTGGCTATCGGGATAGTCCTGGCCGTGCTGTCGCAGGTAACCGGGATAAATGTGATCATGTATTACGCTCCGGAGATTTTCAAGCAAGTCGGCTCAGGCTTGGATACCGCGCTGCTGCAGACCGTAGCGGTGGGGACAGTCAACCTGGCGTTCACTTTCGTGGCGATCTGGGCAATCGACAGGCTGGGCCGCAAGCCGCTGATGATTGTCGGGGCGGCGGGGATGGCGCTGGCGCAGGCGGGGATCGGGGTGGCGGTGTTTACAAATGCGAGCCCGTGGCTGCTGGTGGCGTTCGTGCTGGGCTATATCGCCTGTTTCGCCAGTTCGCTGGGGCCGGTGTGCTGGGTTGTGCTGGCGGAAATTTTCCCGACCCGGATCCGCGGCCGCGCGATGAGCCTGGCGATAATCAGCCTGTGGGGGGCGAACCTGGTGGTCAGCCAGACTTTCCCGATGCTGAACGAACATCCGTGGCTGGTGGAGCAATTTCGTCATTCGTTCCCGTTTTTGGTTTATGGATTGCTGTGCGTGGTCACTGTCGTATTCGTGCTGAAAGTTATCCCCGAGACTCGCGGCATGCCGCTGGAGGAGATCGAGAAAATGTGGCATGTGGAGCCTGTTTGAGCTACCGGAACGGCTGAAACGAGAAAAAATTGCCGCCCCGGGAGTGCCCTGATTCCGCCGGGGGCCATCGTTGGGTAAAGAAGACCGCGAATTTGCTGGATTTGGGTGGAAAAGGCCGAAAAAGGCAGATGCGCTGCAAGGCATGGGAATTGCTGTAACTAAGCCGCAAATAAAGATAATTGGCGACAACTTGATTTTTTCCGGCGTGTGATTTATGCTGAACCTAGCAGAAAGAATACTGACCTGAGCTGATTTACTCTGCCGGCCGGAGATATCGGCGGCGGAAAGGGGTCCGGCTGATGGCTGAAATCCAGTTCGACGAGCTAACCGGTCTGCAGAAAGCGGCTATCCTGGTGGTGTCGCTGGGAGTCGAGGCGTCCAGTTCGATTTTCAAGAACATGAACGAGCGGGATATCGAGAAGCTGTCGATCCAGGTGGCCAATATGGACGACATCCCCTCGGCGATCAGCGACCAGATCGTGGAAGAGTTCTACCAGATGGTGCTCGCCCAGGAGTATATCGCCCAGGGCGGAATGGAGTATGCGCGCAACGTGCTGGAACAGGCGCTGGGAGGCCCCAGGGCCGCGCAGATACTGGCCAAGGTGCAGAGCTCGCTGCACGTATCCGGTTTCAAGCTGCTGAAAAAAGTGGACCCCGCCCAGCTGATCAACTTCATCATGCACGAGCACCCGCAGACAGTGGCCGTGATCATGGCCCACCTTGACGCCCAGCAGGCGGCCTCAATCCTGGCCGAGTTGCCCGAGCAGCTTCAAAACGAGATAGTCTTCCGGATCGCCACGATGGGCAAAATCAGCCCGGAACTGCTTAACGACGTGGAAAAAGTACTGGAGAGCCAGTTGGAGAACGTGCTGGGCCAGGACCTGAGCCAGGCCGGCGGAGCATCCAGCGTGGCGGAAATCCTGAACCTGGCCGACCGGGCCACCGAGCGCAAGATTCTCGATAACCTGGTGCAGAAAGACCCGGAGCTGGCCACCGAGGTCAAGAACCTGATGTTCGTGTTCGACGATATCCTCCTTCTGGACGATAAGAGCATGCAGCGCGTGCTGAAGGAAGTGGACGTCAAGGACCTGAGCGTGGCGCTGAAGGGCACCAGCGAGGAGATGAAAGGCAAGTGCTTCAACAACGTCTCCGAGCGCGTGGCCCAGTTGATTCAGGAAGAGATGGATTTCATGGGTCCGGTCCGGCTGCGCGATGTCGAAGAGGTGCAGCAGCGGATCGTGGACATTGTCCGCTCGCTGGAGGAAGACGGCGAGATCGTTATCAGCGGCAAGGGCGGCGCCGAGGATACGCTGGTCGAGTAGCGGGCATGAAGATTAAAGATTCGGGGCAGGAAAAAAAGGCGGCTCAGGCGAGCCGCCCTTTTGTATTTCCGGACCATTTCACCAGCCGGCCGCCGGCGGAGCGAACGCCCGCAGTTCCACTTCCGGGTCCAGCTCGAACGCCAGCTCTCGCTCCCCGCTGGCCTCATCACCTCGGCCCAGTCCCTCAAGCGCCAGCGCTCGCTTGAAATGCAGCAGCGCCTGGCGTATATCACCACTGCCGGAGTTTTCAGCGTGCGAGGGCGGCCCACTCTCGGGGCGCTCCAGGCCGACATCCACGTCATCAAGCATCCGCTGGAATTTTGCCCGCGCACGATCGTGCTCTCCGAGTTCCTGGAGCGCCCGTCCCTGGTGATAAAGGTACGGGTCGCCGGGACGGGGTTTGTCTTCCAGAACGAGCTGGAAGATTTTTTTCGCCTCGCTTTCCCGCCCCAGCGCGGCCAGCGCGATACCGATCTTGTACCTCTTGCGTGCATGGATCGTGCGGGGCTGCTCCTTGGCTTCCAGGTTGTCCGGGTATTCCATCGCCTGCAAATAGTGCCCGTGCGCCTGCTCGTAGTCTCCCCGCTCGAAAGCCCGGTCGCCGAGCTTGATCCGGCACTGGACCCAGTGGCGGTGGATCCCGTAGCGCCCCTCCCAGCTGTGGAAGCGGTGGGTGGTCAGCACGGCCAGCGCATCATCATAGCGGTCCAACTGCATGTAAAGCGAAACCAGCCGTCCGCTGAGTGGATCGTTGCCGTTGACCGCCTCCGGGTGGCTCTCGAATAACCCGATCCTGTTTGCGGGCGGGATACCGAGGTCGTGCAGGACCATGTCAAGCTCCAGGATCGCCCTGGCTCCGTCCGGGCGGGCATCGATCGCGGCCTCGTAGGCGGCGCGGGCCTGTTCGAGCCGTCCCAGGCTCATCAGGGCGTACCCGAGGTTGCGCTGGGCTACCTCGTTGCCCGGTTCGATTTCGGTCGCCCGGCGGAGATAATCCACCGCCTGTTCACTGCGATGGTGGGCCAGGCAAAGCGTGCCGAGGTAAAACAGCGCCCGGCTGTCTCGGGGATCGTGCTCCAATGCGTTTTCGAGCACGGCGTAGCTTTCAAGCCGGTTGGGAAAGCAGCGATAATAAGAGGCTTGTCGCGTCTTCAGTTGCCAACTCGCGGCGACATCGTTTTCCCCGAGCAGGCGGTTGCAGTAGGACAGGTAATAGAGGATCAGCGGCAGGTCGTTCTGACGGGTATCGGGGTTCAGTCCCCTTTCGACCGCCAGTTCCAGGACAGCCGCGGCATCGCGCCACTGGCCGCAGCGGATATAGCGGACAGCCAGCTCAAGGTGGTTGTTGCCGTCGAGGCGCGTGATCGCCAGCAGGCTGTCGCGGGCGGCGGACGCCTCGACGGCGCGGCCCGACTCGATCAGGGCAACTTCCCGTTCGGCCGCCGAAAGCAGGTCGAGCCGGTCGGTGCGCTGGACCGAGTCGCAGACAGCGAGGGCGTCATCATGGCGGCCCAGACGGTTGAGCACCAGTGCTTTAACCGCAAGAGCGCCCATGTTGTCGGCGTTGGCCCGCAGGGAGCGTTCAATATGCTCGAGCGCTTTGGCATAGCGCTTCAACGCGCCGCTCAGTTGGGCCAGTTCGAAATGTGCGGCGGCGTACCAGCCGGCATCGTAGGCGGCGATATTCAACTGCCGCTCGGCCTGTTTGGAATCACCCAGTTTGAGATGACAGAGGCCGGAGTAATAGCGGGCCTCTGCAAATTCGCGGTCGCGCTTCAGGGCGGTGCGGAAATACTCGAGAGCTTTCTCGTAGAGCCCCTGCTTGAAATGCACCAAGCCCACGGCGGTATTGCAGCGAGTATCACCGGGATCGCGACTGAGCGCTTCGTTCCAGTACTCCAGCGCGAGGGCGCGTTCGCGGAAGCGCTCCAGGTGGTCGCCGATCAGGAACAGGCTGTCGGAACTGGCGATTTCCATCGGTGCGGGGAACGGAGGAGCAGGCTCCGGCAGTGGCGGGTTTTCCGGACGGGGATGGCTGAAGGCAAGCAGGGTGTCGCCGGAGGCGGAATAGAATGCCAGGTGGAGATCGTATAAATCCAGGTCATCAGGTGCTTCAACTCGCCGCCTGAACGGGTTGCCCGGATCGGTATCGATTGATTCGCGGAGCAGTTCCCTGCCGCGGTAAGTTAAGACCGCTTTCGCGTTCTGATTGGCAGTGGTCGGGCACCAGCCGCTGAATATTTTACCGTTCTCGACCCGTAGCGCCAGGGACCCCTCGAGATTGGCGAAATGCCACTTACCGATGTCGCGGACCGGGAACCAGAAATGGCTGAAGACTTTAGTTTCGCCGGGGCGGATCCAATGGTAATCCGGCTGGTTGTCGCTGTAGGCTCCGGCCTGGGGCTCCACCAGCGGGGCGTCGTTGTCGGTAAGGACTACCTCCCACAGCCGTCCGGCCGGCGAGGTCCCGCAGAACCAGAGTTTCTTGCCGCGCATGACATGGTGATCGGCCACGTGGACAATCCCGCCGTTTTCCTCCGGACTCCAGGTCCCGAAATAATCCGCCTCGCTCTCGAAAGCGAAGTAGCTGGTGCCGCCGGGAGCGTTTTTCCACATCCGCAGGTCTTTACCGTCTTGGAGCGGCCAGTGGAAAAACCTGTGCTTGCCGTGACCGGTGGCGATCTCGCCGGGGATGACAGCCGTGAATTCCGGTGTGCCGCGCACGCCGCAGTCGGCCCAGTAAAGGAAAGCGTGAGGCACCGGCGTGCAGTTTGTCAGCCGGACCCTGGTCTCCACCCAGTTACGGTCTGGATGGACCGTGTTGCCGACCGCCCAGCGCATGCCGTATACCCGCTCGATCTCGCCGGTCCAGATTGTCTTGCTCCCGTCGGGGTTGTGCTCGATCCGCCAGTCTGCGGGACGGAATCCCGAAATCCGGTGGCCATCGGGAAAGTTCCACTCCACTCCGCCGGAAATCCACGCCCCGGCCATCCCCACCAGCGCGGGTTTGATACTGCGCTGGTCCTGCATGAACTGGTAGCCGTTGGTCAGATCCTGCGCCCCGTGGACCCGTCCGCCGATTTCGGGCAGCACCATCACCCGAACCCATTCATTCTCGGCGTAGAGGGCGTGCCAGGCTCGAGGGGCGCGGTCATCGCTCAGGCTGTCCTGCATCGTGTAGGGATAAATCTGGCCGAACCGGACCCGCCAGCGGGGCATGATTTCCGGCTCGCCGATCCGGTAGCTTGGCAGGATAACCGAGTCCTGGTAGACTCGGACCTCGGCGAAAGCTATCGAAACC includes:
- the fliG gene encoding flagellar motor switch protein FliG — translated: MAEIQFDELTGLQKAAILVVSLGVEASSSIFKNMNERDIEKLSIQVANMDDIPSAISDQIVEEFYQMVLAQEYIAQGGMEYARNVLEQALGGPRAAQILAKVQSSLHVSGFKLLKKVDPAQLINFIMHEHPQTVAVIMAHLDAQQAASILAELPEQLQNEIVFRIATMGKISPELLNDVEKVLESQLENVLGQDLSQAGGASSVAEILNLADRATERKILDNLVQKDPELATEVKNLMFVFDDILLLDDKSMQRVLKEVDVKDLSVALKGTSEEMKGKCFNNVSERVAQLIQEEMDFMGPVRLRDVEEVQQRIVDIVRSLEEDGEIVISGKGGAEDTLVE
- a CDS encoding divalent metal cation transporter; translation: MSESRRGMLGKLGLVFGYVGPGLFLIGYNIGTGSVTTMASAGSRYSMSLFWLLVLSCAFTWIMIVAYGKFTAVSGQTAMWAYRQHLPLGSALAAYTIVGMSLGAMAGIAGVMAIVADMIHEWTAVLFGFGFSRLWTAVVILSICYFLLWFGKYPMFEKFLVVLVVVMGVSFSLSLFMVIPEPGTVLAGLVPGVPDEENAFLIMSAIAGTTSGALLFVMRSLLVAEKGWSVKDLRHKNIDAAVSVVLMLLISGAIMACAAGTLYRMGVPVERAVDMVATLEPIAGRFAMSVFVTGIIGAGVSSIFPVAVVLPWLISDFRNTSRDPRSAMFRALGGFALACGLIVPVFGGRPVWVMIGATAFQTTMMPIVSLAILVLVNRRDLMGPHKAGFWLNAGIGANVVFSFAIAWLGIRGLLGM
- a CDS encoding methyltransferase; translation: MMDRQDVITALEHRDTGRVPVDFGASPVTGMHVSCVADLREHFGLERRPVKAVEPYQMLGEIEDDLKDAIGIDFEGVAPRKTMFGFPNVDWKEWRMPDGQVVLVSGRFNTTTDERGDTLIYPEGDTTAPPSGRMPAGGFFFDAIIRQQPFEESELDPADNLEEFGPVAVEDLEYFERETARARATGRTVVANFGGTALGDIALVPAPFLKHPKGIRDITEWYISLAARKEYVSSIFEAQTGLALANLAKVHARVVDKVDVAFICGTDFGTQSGTFVSPDDFRELYLPCYRRINGWVHENTNWKTFKHSCGAVETFMELFAEAGFDIINPVQVSAAGMEADKLKERHGGRLVFWGGGVDTQAVLPFGKPAEVRAQVLERLETFSPGGGYVFNTVHNAQARTPVENLVAMIEAVKEFNGDN
- a CDS encoding sugar porter family MFS transporter, which encodes MSYVIGLSAVASIGGLLFGYDTAVISGAIGLLRTKFELDSAMTGWAASSALAGCMLGVALAGPVSDRLGRKKALIGAAVFFLVSALGTALPRNITEFVICRMLGGVGVGAASMVSPMYIAEISPPRLRGRMVSLNQLAIVSGILLVYFVNYFIAAAGDAAWNVEQGWRWMFGSEALPAVLLLTLLFFVPESPRWLVKEGHREKAKRILLKASGHGIAEAELLRIENSLGTQEASLSELFRPGMRVVLAIGIVLAVLSQVTGINVIMYYAPEIFKQVGSGLDTALLQTVAVGTVNLAFTFVAIWAIDRLGRKPLMIVGAAGMALAQAGIGVAVFTNASPWLLVAFVLGYIACFASSLGPVCWVVLAEIFPTRIRGRAMSLAIISLWGANLVVSQTFPMLNEHPWLVEQFRHSFPFLVYGLLCVVTVVFVLKVIPETRGMPLEEIEKMWHVEPV
- a CDS encoding DUF5107 domain-containing protein, which gives rise to MKFTFGPLIGILLLVSIAFAEVRVYQDSVILPSYRIGEPEIMPRWRVRFGQIYPYTMQDSLSDDRAPRAWHALYAENEWVRVMVLPEIGGRVHGAQDLTNGYQFMQDQRSIKPALVGMAGAWISGGVEWNFPDGHRISGFRPADWRIEHNPDGSKTIWTGEIERVYGMRWAVGNTVHPDRNWVETRVRLTNCTPVPHAFLYWADCGVRGTPEFTAVIPGEIATGHGKHRFFHWPLQDGKDLRMWKNAPGGTSYFAFESEADYFGTWSPEENGGIVHVADHHVMRGKKLWFCGTSPAGRLWEVVLTDNDAPLVEPQAGAYSDNQPDYHWIRPGETKVFSHFWFPVRDIGKWHFANLEGSLALRVENGKIFSGWCPTTANQNAKAVLTYRGRELLRESIDTDPGNPFRRRVEAPDDLDLYDLHLAFYSASGDTLLAFSHPRPENPPLPEPAPPFPAPMEIASSDSLFLIGDHLERFRERALALEYWNEALSRDPGDTRCNTAVGLVHFKQGLYEKALEYFRTALKRDREFAEARYYSGLCHLKLGDSKQAERQLNIAAYDAGWYAAAHFELAQLSGALKRYAKALEHIERSLRANADNMGALAVKALVLNRLGRHDDALAVCDSVQRTDRLDLLSAAEREVALIESGRAVEASAARDSLLAITRLDGNNHLELAVRYIRCGQWRDAAAVLELAVERGLNPDTRQNDLPLILYYLSYCNRLLGENDVAASWQLKTRQASYYRCFPNRLESYAVLENALEHDPRDSRALFYLGTLCLAHHRSEQAVDYLRRATEIEPGNEVAQRNLGYALMSLGRLEQARAAYEAAIDARPDGARAILELDMVLHDLGIPPANRIGLFESHPEAVNGNDPLSGRLVSLYMQLDRYDDALAVLTTHRFHSWEGRYGIHRHWVQCRIKLGDRAFERGDYEQAHGHYLQAMEYPDNLEAKEQPRTIHARKRYKIGIALAALGRESEAKKIFQLVLEDKPRPGDPYLYHQGRALQELGEHDRARAKFQRMLDDVDVGLERPESGPPSHAENSGSGDIRQALLHFKRALALEGLGRGDEASGERELAFELDPEVELRAFAPPAAGW